In Cryptomeria japonica chromosome 1, Sugi_1.0, whole genome shotgun sequence, the sequence CCTGTTTATTTCTCTGTATTGTTTGTATGTTTGCTGCGTTTGTTGCCAGTAAAGTTCAGAACTTTAGAAATCTTCTTTTGAAGGGGCTTTTGTTTAATTAATGTTATATTTTTCATTTATTCTATTTAACACGTTACTTGCCATAGTCTTTTTGACATCGCAAGATAACTGCATGAAAAAGTTTACTTAGGTTTGTTTACAACCTAATAATTTACAGAAAATAACTTTCAATATTGGCTATTAGGTTTTCATATGTCAGATTATCTCTGATTTGGGACCATTTTGAGCCATTGATAGAGATATTCTAATGTTGATCCCTTTCATTGCAACGCTTCGCATGTTGTTTATGCACAGGCCAAAACTTTAAAAATCAATTTAGTTGCTGTTTCAATGGCCTAGAATTTAatctaaatataatattttattagaaaGGTCTGGAAATTGATTTTTAGATATAAAATTGATTCTGCATAATCTAAGTTCTAATGGGATGGATCTCTAACTGATTTGTTCCACAGTCTAAAACTAAAGGCaggaaaggaaagaagaacaaagagCACTCAACTCAGTCTGCTGGTTTATCTGCAATGTCTAGTGGCAAGGAGAAAAGGATGAACTGATCGAGGCTGCCCGTGTCATGAGGCAAGTTTTTACTGGATAagaggaaaggaagaatataaaatTTCCAGAAGAGCGAAGGCTTGTCTTTGTGGCTCAGTATTGTACAAACTATGTCAGATTTAAACGAAGTTATACAGAGGATGTTGCTGCCATTGCAACTTAGCCTTGGAATCTTTCAGATCATGAAGACGACGCCTCTTTGGGCGATCGTACATTGCACCCTTGCCTACTTGCTCCACTGCTTCCATTTCCCTTACACAGATTACAAACAGCTGGAGGGATTCAAAGGTCGAGTCTTCAAAAAAGTGATCTCTCATGCCACCGCAGCAGGAGATGTATCCAGAATGAAAAAGCAGAAGGGTCGTAAAAAATCTAAGAAAGAAGGGAAAGATGAGAATGTTAGGTCAGTCATAGTGGACTATATGGGCAAGAAGTTTGAACTGGAGCGGAAGGAAGGAAACAAGATGGTGATAAAGGATGGGTCTGTATATTACATCACAGATAAAATGTGGGAAGCTGTACTACACATTAAAGAGGTGGCTCCACAGACGGTGTTCGTGAAAGACCATAAAGAAATATGGGATGAAGTGGTGACGGGGGATATAATGGAGCTGGAACAAGTGCTGGATTCAGTGATATTGGACAACCGTGCGGTTGTTCGTCTCGACCACGACTACTTTCTGCCTGTCAACTTATTGAATTCGGAGGATAGAGTGCTAAAGACATTAAATTTGGTGGCTTTGTCCCTACGTTCTCAAAATCATATTTACTGGCTCATTCCTGCATTGTTAACCTTCACAGCAGCAGTTATGGGGTTTAGCACAACACTCAGACTGTATGTTGATCGCCTTATCAATAAACTCTTCTGCGGAGCAATGCAATTTGTGTGTGAGCGACTGCCTTTGCGATGGAGGAGGAGGGTGTATTTTCTAGGCAATTGGGTGGAGAATTTGAAGCCCAGTAATGACTTGGAATTAAAGGTTATGAAGCACAGTATGTGTCCACTCATTGCTGGAGGTGCAAAAGCTCACTTTCAATCCTCCCCTCTCCCCTGCAACATGCGTCCTCAAGTTCCAAAAAGGGAGGAGCCAGGAAAAAAGTATATGCTCGTTAGCCAACCCAGTGAATCCTTGGTTGACTGTTCAGTACAAGAGGTTGGCCCATTTTTTTTCAAGTGTGGCGAGTCAGTTTATATAGAATGGACCTTCAACAACCATTCCAATAAATGTTCATTAAAAGCCGGTGTCCTTGAACGGGGAGATGAGAAATCATTAAAACCACATGATATTTCTGTTTATATTGTCGGTGACAATGAGGTTTTAATAGAGGAGGATATTAAAATTCTCACATGTAATCGTTCCGCGACAGATAAGCTTGAGAAGGGAGTAGAATACAGTATTTCAGTGTTCGGTGATGTTTATTATGGAGCTAAGGGAATACCAGATGGTATTGATACTGTTTCCGTTGATGTAGATTGTAGCAGCAAGGAGGCCATAAAGCTATTCAAACTGGCTTTATACATGGCAGACCAAAAATCTGGTTCATTGAAATCTTATGAACCCAATGCTAAGACCGTGTATGTCCGCCGCAACGCCTATGTCAGAAGCGGCTATCCACCACTCTacaaattggacatgttggagaaTGTCTCTATCCGCTGATATTGTTCTCTTCCAAGCACTTTCAATTGCTTAATGTCTAAATGAAAGCAAAACGTATTAGATTGTtagagaaaataaagttgaaatGACTGCATAGGGTGGAGAGAAGGGTCCACAGTCCAGTATAGAGTTTCAACAATAGGTGGATTTACCAACAATACATTTAATAAGCTTTAGTACATACTGTTGGAGTAGTAATTTCTCCAACATAAGGAAGAATAGAATTTCGAGGGTTTATATAGAAACTCTAAAAATATCATTTGTACGTTGTAGTCAATTGTAGTTTTACATGAGTATGCATGTGAATACTTCTATTTTTAGTTGTCTTTCATTTATTTCAAGACTTCTatttattgaggcaattgtaatgCTTTATTTGTCTTTGATCTTTCGACCAGTTGATCCTTGATAATGTGATCAACAGGTTTTATTGTGTATTCAATCTAAGTGAATAAAAAATCGTGTATTAATAATTTGTGTTATTGATGTTGAGCGATTTCTTagtgtttcttttattttcttcaattggtatcaaagctcggTAGATCATATTTGCTGGGTTAGATTGCTAAAAAGAAGTTGGTCATAAGTCTTATTGGATGTTTGAAATTAGTGGTTGAAAAAGGATTGATGGTTTTGTTTGCATGTTAGAGCAACAAAGAAAACCACATGATAAGGTGGAGGAAGCCGTTGTATTCACGAACACAACTTAAAGTTGGAAGATTGATGCTATAGTGAT encodes:
- the LOC131036290 gene encoding uncharacterized protein LOC131036290, translated to MSDLNEVIQRMLLPLQLSLGIFQIMKTTPLWAIVHCTLAYLLHCFHFPYTDYKQLEGFKGRVFKKVISHATAAGDVSRMKKQKGRKKSKKEGKDENVRSVIVDYMGKKFELERKEGNKMVIKDGSVYYITDKMWEAVLHIKEVAPQTVFVKDHKEIWDEVVTGDIMELEQVLDSVILDNRAVVRLDHDYFLPVNLLNSEDRVLKTLNLVALSLRSQNHIYWLIPALLTFTAAVMGFSTTLRLYVDRLINKLFCGAMQFVCERLPLRWRRRVYFLGNWVENLKPSNDLELKVMKHSMCPLIAGGAKAHFQSSPLPCNMRPQVPKREEPGKKYMLVSQPSESLVDCSVQEVGPFFFKCGESVYIEWTFNNHSNKCSLKAGVLERGDEKSLKPHDISVYIVGDNEVLIEEDIKILTCNRSATDKLEKGVEYSISVFGDVYYGAKGIPDGIDTVSVDVDCSSKEAIKLFKLALYMADQKSGSLKSYEPNAKTVYVRRNAYVRSGYPPLYKLDMLENVSIR